GGTTGATCCATTCAATCTAGTCTCTATTGTCTTTTGCTATGCAATTGTTTGCCTGACCTATCATTATCATGATATTCATAAGAAAAAGCTTACCTTCTTCCATTTTTGCATTAGCAATCAGCATTTGCCGTAGATGTTTCAAAAGCCCAGGCCAAGTGAAGACACTGTATGCCAGGGAGGTTTCTGACATCTGGGGAATGTTTCGCAGGCCCAGTAATTTATACTCAGGGTGACAAACCATACTTTTCATCAATTCACCTGTCATTCAGAAATAACATTACAAATCCGTTATTTCATGTATAAAacatatattacatttatatttaacaTTTCTGGATCTGCCGTAAATAGAGAagtatttaaacaaatgcaaataaCTCCCCCGACACGGGGGGCTTGCTTACCCAGGGGGTTTCTGTTATACTCAGACGCTCCCTCTGTGTACGCTGGCTGCAGCACGCTGCCAAGCTGATGTGCAATGACTTTGTTGACGTCTTTAAAAGAGATCTGCTTGATATTCATCAGCTGGGCGCAGATCTTGTGAACCGTGTCGTTTTCTTGAACAAGAATTGCATCGGACGACTGGTACAGATGGGACAGTGTTAGCACCGAGTTGTAATTCTGGACTATTaccttcaaaataataaaaagaataattaaaaatacattatatatatatatatatatatatatatatatatatatatatatatattcacacacacgCAATATGCTGAACAGCATTGATGGTATTAAATTACAAGAAGCTCAAGCACACTGACAATATTGATGCCTTATCAATTTATCAAGTTCTCTACACAAGAACATCGAACAGATTTTGCCATGATCACCCAGTTACATGATTCTATGAGTTGCTGGTATTAGGAACCCTATTACCAGCACTAATAACAAAGCTTTTGAAACCAGTTATAAACActgcggttaaaagcttaatttatAGTTTCTAGTTAATCCAGACCCGGATAAACAAGATCACTGGATTTAATTTACGTTTGATAAGAATTGTGAAATACTAATCCCttctcctttatttatttattatcacagAAAAAAAGCTCTTTCTTACCTCACCAGTTCCGTAGGGCCAGGTGACCTGATTAAGAATGAATGAGTGTGGATAGGTGTCCCGCAGACACTGGGTAATGTATGTTCCCATGCCTGACCCAGTCCCCCCTGCCATACTCATCATATTGAAGAAGCCGCCCAGGCGGTCGCATTTCTCCACCTCCCGCCGTACCAGGTCCATGATGTCCTCCTCATGGCGAGGTCCGTGGACACAAAAACTGGGAAAAGCAACAGAATACATGATATAGACACAAACCACGGTTTTATTTAAACCGCCCCAGGGACATGGCTAAGTACACATGGCTGTTCGGACTAGGGATTGTTACCACTGGTGGAGATGTTGGGAGACTGCTGATCATGTTAACAGGGGTCCCCAGTGTCTCACCTAATAAGACACGGAGTGCAGGGTTGCAGGTTTCAGCTGGGGGTCCCAAGTCACACGATAATGTATTTGCCATTTTGATACACTGTTACACTTCTCAGGCTGGAGTAGACTTTAATTTGTTCTGTGCCTTTTAAAACGCATCACAAAAGGGCATCTTCTTCAtcacatttttattgttatttttttttttttaatttgaaatcgccatttatttttcttattttctccccagtttgaaattGTCCAATTGTTTTAATTTCAAAGAAATAGAAGTAGCTGGGagggacgaagacggacacacgcgtcctccgaaacgtgtgccgccagccatccgcttcttttcactctgcgggcCCGCCATGCAACCAtctcggagctacagcgtcggaggaccacgcagctccagatagcttacaggcaagccagcaggcgcccagccagactacagtggtcactggtgcacggtgagccgaggacaccctggccgacctacaccctccccacccaggcggcgcccagccaattgtgcaccactccctgggaactcccgtccacggtcagcagtggaatagcgtggacccgaaccagcgacctccaggctatagggcacatcctgcactccatgcagagtacctttactggatgtgccactcaggagcctcCCTTGATCACATTTTAAGGATTCAATGAAGTTTCTTTATATTATAacaagatttaaataaaaatggataTAAAATGGACATCATTAACTCTACAAGGAACCACAATCCCAAGGAAACCATCATCTTTTCATGAGTGAGACCACACTGGATATTGGTAACTGCAAACAAATGCTCAATCCTCAGTGGGCCTGATGTCTGTGTAAATATAAAAGATGGTGACACTAATTCTGTTATTTATTGTAACAACACCCTCATGTAACTGTATACAAAACAATGAGCCATAACCTTTAACAGAGTACAGATTATTTAAGAGAGAgaatttagagagagagagagagagagagacagagagatactAGTACCCCATTTTTAATGGGCATCAGTTGGTagaaagcattgtttttttttggtttgaggTTAATTTTAGATGCTTATGGGAATTTCTCTTTTCACCTGATGTGCACAAGTGAGTATCCTGAAATCTCTCACCCTGTCAGGAAGGGCAGAAGAGAGTGGTGTCTATTGATCACAGCTCATACCCATTAGCCCAGTTGTTTCCAGACCCTTGTTTTTGACAGAAGGATGACTGATCTCCATATTTCCACCTGCCAGATTTTGCAGCTGTCGATATGGTGTGACTGATGACTTTGGGCTCCATGTCTACCAGCACAGCCCGAGCTGACGCTGCTGCAGAGGAAACAGTTGCGTTAGAAGGAGAAGACACATGAGATTGTGTCAGCTGGAGTGATGAATGGGGGGCAATGTCACCCACAAGTAAAATAAGCTCAATGTATTTTAGGCCTACAGAAAATATATCTTGCATTGAGAAACATAAGATCCAGCATCCAGTTTCTTTCAAACAATGCGTGGTTAAGAAATCCCGATAAAGGAAAACGATTATAAAGTCGTACAAAAATGTCTGTTGCAGGGTtccgtttttttatttaaaatgtttctgtgttCTGCTACTTTACACTAAAACAGAATTCCTTGGTGTGTTTCTATAAAATATTCCTCCACAGTTCTTCTACGCATTGTGCTTTTTCACACCAGCAGACCTTGTTGACCAGTTTATAAATAGTTTGCTGGTTTCCACTGTAGGGGAAGTTGCCATGACTTTAGACCATCCAAACAGACATGCCCATGTCactacttgcagcagtagaaGGTTATACTGGCTAGCCATGTCTGTAATTAAGCAAATCCCCCCAACATGTGCCTCTGCCTTTTCTCTTACTTTGCATTACATAGTCTGCTATTATAAAacagatgtattattattgtatatgatTATTACTTTGCAAATGCTGTACCTCCATTCTGGCCCTCGCTGAAGAATCTCTCCTGGGAACAAATGCTGTATGCCTCACTTTCTGTCTTGGGGCACTGTCCACGTGAGCTGTGGGAGTCGTTGCTGATAACATTAAACAGTTCCTGGCCAATCTGGTTTCCACACTGACCAAGCTGCACTGTAACTATAGACATCCTCGAGCCTGCAAGGGTGCATGAAGTTTCAGTTGTTAAACCAGCCACAATACCAAGACACTTATAGACACTAATCATAATACATTAGTTACTCGGCATAAACCTGCGCTGGATTgtatttagagcattttacatcTGTTGAATCGCCATGGCACGGTACATGTTTATGTGCGTATGCGTGCGACAATTTTTCTCGTGATTACAGAGGCATTAGTATTTCCagaatatataaacattaataaagaaagtgcaaaaatacaaacacatcACTACTCATGATCATACGCTGTGTACATACTGCTCAAGGTTCAAACTGTCAGCTAATTATGACAGTTTGTGCGCACCGTACGCATGATCTTTGATCTTTGCTCTTTCGAAGTCACAATGTTGAGCACTACGCATGCTCTTTGCCAGCACTGAGTAAAGCGAATCTGTTGTCTGCCCAAAGTATCGTGGTTACAATGCTGGCAGTACGCATGCTCAATCACTACGTTGCTTTCAGGAACTGCTTCATATATTTTTTCTCAGCAGTTTGTGGTGTTTGGTTGGTCTTACTGTGCGCATGCTTTGTACGGTAGCCGGTTATGGCGGCGGTGTGTGAGTGTCCATGAGGCCGACAGAAAGACCATTCACACGGACTGAGAAAGCAAAGAAAGACCGAGGCTATGGCTGGAGTGTTTGATATTGATTTGGACCAGCCCGACGACGCCGTCTCTGACGAGGAGATTGAAGAGGGAGTAAGTATTAGGCCAGGACGTGGCGGGTGGGGTTTTATGGCTCTTATCAGACTGCGGGTAGATAGACCGGCCTGTAGCAGAGCGAGGTATTGCAGCAGCTGTGTAGGCCCGTTTGTGTCTCCGTGATCCCATCCTCCTGAAATAATATTTGCAAACGATGGAGTGTTTATGCAATAATGCCGTCGTAGCATTTATTGTAGTTAAAGCACCGTACAAGACGGACTCTAAAACCAAACTTGCTGCCCTCGACCAATCAGAAGTGGGCTTTTCTTTCTGACCAAATCGACACGACAGACCTGTCAGTACTGTACGTTGGTTTAAGCTTCTGTCTCGGTTCGTACTCGGTACAAATTTAAAGCACAACTGCTAACGATGGAAAACTTACAATTCTACTGCTACGTGTGTTTTCACGAACGcatttaattttaaatgcatGGTCACATGATCGCTTTTATCACTCCAGATAGCAAGCTGTGTACTGTACAATTACCAAGGAGCAACAACAAACGCGAGTATTTGCAAGAAACACAGCTGCATTTACGAAACAGAAACAGTTTTTATTGTTGCAGGGACTTTGATACAATGACAAAACATTGATGGTACAAAAGTAGCAGCAGTTCTTTAACAccatgtcattttaaaaagactCCGAatgatacaaataataaataataatcaactgTGACGTAAGTTATTGTAAACATGAGCTTAGACTCAAacgcccccccaaaaaaaccacaTATCTATATCTCTCTTTTGTCTagcttttttctaacattaataCATAagttgtttgctttttatttaattccTTAATAAGATCTTTCACTTGACTTGTAATAAACACATTAGCCATATGTTTGTGTATACTAGACACTTAATCAGTTTGGGAGTAGTTTGCCACTCGCTTCTGCGTTCTGAGTTTTGATAAATTTTTTTCACTTCTCAGAAGCTACCCAAGGTCAGTACTTCACAACTTAGCTTCTTAGCCCACCAGAAAGCCTTGCAGGTTGCTCAGTTGTGGGTACTTTATAGTCTAAACAACGGAagaaaataatagtttaaaattgAAGAGTAAATTAAAATCGGATGGTTAGTGGGTCGGGCGGAGGCAAGTAAATATTTTGTAACCTTGAAATTTTGAAATGCAGCAGTTTACAGGAGTGTGACCAAGGCTGGAGGTTTCAGCTCTGTGCTGCCAAATGTGCCTTTAGCCAACTGAGAGGCACTGGCGGTGTTGGCTGACACATCTggtggttgttttaaaaaataaataaataaatattaatcacAAAGCCAGCTTAGTCTGGGActatactaaaaaataaataagggcaAAAATAAGCACGCTAAATGAATAATTAAAGGGGTTTTCTTTTGGATAGCTTCGCCTTCATCAAGAAGTACGTGGGAACAGATAACAGAAGTGTTATTGCATTGCATGCTTCATTAACTGTGTGCAATAACGAGGGTCGGCTGACTTTAAATTGTCCTTTGTTTGAAGCAAAGGAAGgtgtttattgtttataaaatctTTCCCGTAGTGATGCGTTTGTTAAATTCACAGGCTTGGTGTCAGCAGTTACATTTATATGTTCAACAGGGTGTGAGTTTAAGTCCTAGGCAAATAGTCCTCTTTCCTCATTCAGTTGAAATAAAGCTTTTGTGAAATCTTTAACCTGGAAGAAATCATCAGCAGTTACTGGAATTTTCAGCaaggatgttaaaaaaaaaatatatatatatatataaaaaatttaaataatgtatgttCAATCTGTTATTATAGAAGtgcattttaaaagaaagaaaatagactGACACTGACCTTTTTTTTCTATATCTGCTTCTCTCAGGCTAATTTCAGTGAATACATGGACCATGGAACTGGCTATGAATTGtaagttgttgtgttttttttttgttttttttttggctccaTGTTCTGTGCTGGACAGGGCTGAAAAGTTGCAAGATTTGCATCtgtacagtgaaaaacaaaatgagTACTGATGCTGTTAAAACAGTTTGAAGCTGTTTCACATTATGTCTATTTTAATACTAAATTAAACCTGTAAAGCAAAGCAGAGTAAAACTAGTATGTTTTGGTTTTTCAGTGATATGGAGAACTGTGAGAAGTTTGAAATCTCTGAGGACATTGTCAACAAAGGAACCGAGAAAATCCGACCGGAGTGTTTCGAGTTACTGCGTGTCTTAGGAAAAGGTGGCTATGGAAAGGTAATGGAACTGCTGGGAACAGCAGTAGGCTGTAAAGTGATTGATTTACTATACTTTGCTGTGACCATAATCATGTAATTCCTTGCATGCAAAATGCTATATAAAaaagtgtgtgtattatatatatatatatatatatatatat
The DNA window shown above is from Acipenser ruthenus chromosome 24, fAciRut3.2 maternal haplotype, whole genome shotgun sequence and carries:
- the LOC117429358 gene encoding tubulin delta chain-like isoform X6, which codes for MDLVRREVEKCDRLGGFFNMMSMAGGTGSGMGTYITQCLRDTYPHSFILNQVTWPYGTGEVIVQNYNSVLTLSHLYQSSDAILVQENDTVHKICAQLMNIKQISFKDVNKVIAHQLGSVLQPAYTEGASEYNRNPLGELMKSMVCHPEYKLLGLRNIPQMSETSLAYSVFTWPGLLKHLRQMLIANAKMEEGIDWQVRPPAGGLPPAEKGTHNKQLRFNSSLANLLILRGKDVQSADTGGFMDPALYTSWLPPGVASSTWRTPMSFNRYEKSATLVSNSQFLLKPLDGIVGKAWNMFASRAYVHQYTQFGISEEDFLDSFTALEQVIASYTHL
- the LOC117429358 gene encoding tubulin delta chain-like isoform X1 encodes the protein MISVYKCLGIVAGLTTETSCTLAGSRMSIVTVQLGQCGNQIGQELFNVISNDSHSSRGQCPKTESEAYSICSQERFFSEGQNGAASARAVLVDMEPKVISHTISTAAKSGRWKYGDQSSFCQKQGSGNNWANGFCVHGPRHEEDIMDLVRREVEKCDRLGGFFNMMSMAGGTGSGMGTYITQCLRDTYPHSFILNQVTWPYGTGEVIVQNYNSVLTLSHLYQSSDAILVQENDTVHKICAQLMNIKQISFKDVNKVIAHQLGSVLQPAYTEGASEYNRNPLGELMKSMVCHPEYKLLGLRNIPQMSETSLAYSVFTWPGLLKHLRQMLIANAKMEEGIDWQVRPPAGGLPPAEKGTHNKQLRFNSSLANLLILRGKDVQSADTGGFMDPALYTSWLPPGVASSTWRTPMSFNRYEKSATLVSNSQFLLKPLDGIVGKAWNMFASRAYVHQYTQFGISEEDFLDSFTALEQVIASYTHL
- the LOC117429358 gene encoding tubulin delta chain-like isoform X4; this encodes MLSATTPTAHVDSAPRQKVRHTAFVPRRDSSARARMEVQHLQTASARAVLVDMEPKVISHTISTAAKSGRWKYGDQSSFCQKQGSGNNWANGFCVHGPRHEEDIMDLVRREVEKCDRLGGFFNMMSMAGGTGSGMGTYITQCLRDTYPHSFILNQVTWPYGTGEVIVQNYNSVLTLSHLYQSSDAILVQENDTVHKICAQLMNIKQISFKDVNKVIAHQLGSVLQPAYTEGASEYNRNPLGELMKSMVCHPEYKLLGLRNIPQMSETSLAYSVFTWPGLLKHLRQMLIANAKMEEGIDWQVRPPAGGLPPAEKGTHNKQLRFNSSLANLLILRGKDVQSADTGGFMDPALYTSWLPPGVASSTWRTPMSFNRYEKSATLVSNSQFLLKPLDGIVGKAWNMFASRAYVHQYTQFGISEEDFLDSFTALEQVIASYTHL
- the LOC117429358 gene encoding tubulin delta chain-like isoform X2, translated to MISVYKCLGIVAGLTTETSCTLAGSRMSIVTVQLGQCGNQIGQELFNVISNDSHSSRGQCPKTESEAYSICSQERFFSEGQNGASARAVLVDMEPKVISHTISTAAKSGRWKYGDQSSFCQKQGSGNNWANGFCVHGPRHEEDIMDLVRREVEKCDRLGGFFNMMSMAGGTGSGMGTYITQCLRDTYPHSFILNQVTWPYGTGEVIVQNYNSVLTLSHLYQSSDAILVQENDTVHKICAQLMNIKQISFKDVNKVIAHQLGSVLQPAYTEGASEYNRNPLGELMKSMVCHPEYKLLGLRNIPQMSETSLAYSVFTWPGLLKHLRQMLIANAKMEEGIDWQVRPPAGGLPPAEKGTHNKQLRFNSSLANLLILRGKDVQSADTGGFMDPALYTSWLPPGVASSTWRTPMSFNRYEKSATLVSNSQFLLKPLDGIVGKAWNMFASRAYVHQYTQFGISEEDFLDSFTALEQVIASYTHL
- the LOC117429358 gene encoding tubulin delta chain-like isoform X3 yields the protein MSIVTVQLGQCGNQIGQELFNVISNDSHSSRGQCPKTESEAYSICSQERFFSEGQNGAASARAVLVDMEPKVISHTISTAAKSGRWKYGDQSSFCQKQGSGNNWANGFCVHGPRHEEDIMDLVRREVEKCDRLGGFFNMMSMAGGTGSGMGTYITQCLRDTYPHSFILNQVTWPYGTGEVIVQNYNSVLTLSHLYQSSDAILVQENDTVHKICAQLMNIKQISFKDVNKVIAHQLGSVLQPAYTEGASEYNRNPLGELMKSMVCHPEYKLLGLRNIPQMSETSLAYSVFTWPGLLKHLRQMLIANAKMEEGIDWQVRPPAGGLPPAEKGTHNKQLRFNSSLANLLILRGKDVQSADTGGFMDPALYTSWLPPGVASSTWRTPMSFNRYEKSATLVSNSQFLLKPLDGIVGKAWNMFASRAYVHQYTQFGISEEDFLDSFTALEQVIASYTHL
- the LOC117429358 gene encoding tubulin delta chain-like isoform X5, which encodes MISVYKCLGIVAGLTTETSCTLAGSRMSIVTVQLGQCGNQIGQELFNVISNDSHSSRGQCPKTESEAYSICSQERFFSEGQNGAASARAVLVDMEPKVISHTISTAAKSGRWKYGDQSSFCQKQGSGNNWANGFCVHGPRHEEDIMDLVRREVEKCDRLGGFFNMMSMAGGTGSGMGTYITQCLRDTYPHSFILNQVTWPYGTGEVIVQNYNSVLTLSHLYQSSDAILVQENDTVHKICAQLMNIKQISFKDVNKVIAHQLGSVLQPAYTEGASEYNRNPLGELMKSMVCHPEYKLLGLRNIPQMSETSLAYSVFTWPGLLKHLRQMLIANAKMEEGGFMDPALYTSWLPPGVASSTWRTPMSFNRYEKSATLVSNSQFLLKPLDGIVGKAWNMFASRAYVHQYTQFGISEEDFLDSFTALEQVIASYTHL